A genomic stretch from Pieris napi chromosome 18, ilPieNapi1.2, whole genome shotgun sequence includes:
- the LOC125058253 gene encoding chymotrypsin-1-like isoform X1 translates to MSAKDDRLVLTDLRGRKAFWEGVMWGMNLGNINECESDFTDFDGDTRIIGGQDAREGFAIYQVSIRKQYKNKEFHWCGGSIIHEEWVLTAGYCTYGIGAKELPIVVGSTQLKSGGDRYNITKIIIHEEYSQERLKNNIALMKVDGKIKMKNNVMPIKLRKEPVAARTICALTGWGYIDNQGTMPNKLQILFFKSISNKNCNEQLKRSNFAPIDDKQLCVRGPDKKGACLGDSGGPLVAFDSNYGVVQVGIVSWGTFPCAQNYPEVFSSVSSYYDWIEKNMKD, encoded by the exons ATGTCAGCCAAAGACGATAGATTAGTATTAACTGATCTGCGTGGAAGAAAGGCGTTCTGGGAAGGAGTGATGTGGGGAATGAATTTAGGCAACATTAACGAGT GCGAGTCTGATTTCACGGATTTTGACGGAGATACGCGAATCATAGGGGGTCAAGATGCTAGAGAGGGTTTCGCGATTTACCAAGTCTCCATACGTAAGCAATACAAGAATAAAGAATTCCACTGGTGTGGCGGCTCTATCATACACGAAGAATGGGTTTTAACAGCTGGTTACTGCACATATGG TATTGGTGCTAAAGAACTACCCATAGTGGTTGGATCAACCCAACTCAAATCAGGTGGCGACCGTTACAATATaacgaaaattattattcacgAGGAATACTCACAAGAACGTTTGAAAAATAACATAGCTCTAATGAAAGTCGACGGTAAaatcaaaatgaaaaataacgtTATGCCAATCAAATTGAGGAAAGAGCCGGTGGCTGCTAGAACAATTTGTGCTCTGACAGGATGGGGGTATATTGAC AATCAAGGAACTATGCCGAACAAACTTCAAATTCTGTTCTTCAAGAGTATTAGCAACAAGAACTGCAACGAGCAGCTAAAACGTTCCAATTTCGCACCAATCGATGACAAACAGCTCTGCGTGAGAGGTCCAGATAAGAAGGGTGCTTGTTTA GGTGATTCAGGAGGTCCTCTGGTCGCTTTTGATTCAAATTATGGCGTTGTTCAAGTTGGAATCGTGTCCTGGGGAACGTTTCCGTGCGCTCAAAACTACCCGGAGGTGTTTTCGTCAGTTTCTAGCTATTATGACTGGATTGAGAAAAATATGAAGGATTAA
- the LOC125058253 gene encoding chymotrypsin-1-like isoform X2, with product MFVQLGLVLLLSQGLFGESDFTDFDGDTRIIGGQDAREGFAIYQVSIRKQYKNKEFHWCGGSIIHEEWVLTAGYCTYGIGAKELPIVVGSTQLKSGGDRYNITKIIIHEEYSQERLKNNIALMKVDGKIKMKNNVMPIKLRKEPVAARTICALTGWGYIDNQGTMPNKLQILFFKSISNKNCNEQLKRSNFAPIDDKQLCVRGPDKKGACLGDSGGPLVAFDSNYGVVQVGIVSWGTFPCAQNYPEVFSSVSSYYDWIEKNMKD from the exons ATGTTTGTACAACTGGGGTTGGTGCTTCTACTTTCGCAGGGACTTTTtg GCGAGTCTGATTTCACGGATTTTGACGGAGATACGCGAATCATAGGGGGTCAAGATGCTAGAGAGGGTTTCGCGATTTACCAAGTCTCCATACGTAAGCAATACAAGAATAAAGAATTCCACTGGTGTGGCGGCTCTATCATACACGAAGAATGGGTTTTAACAGCTGGTTACTGCACATATGG TATTGGTGCTAAAGAACTACCCATAGTGGTTGGATCAACCCAACTCAAATCAGGTGGCGACCGTTACAATATaacgaaaattattattcacgAGGAATACTCACAAGAACGTTTGAAAAATAACATAGCTCTAATGAAAGTCGACGGTAAaatcaaaatgaaaaataacgtTATGCCAATCAAATTGAGGAAAGAGCCGGTGGCTGCTAGAACAATTTGTGCTCTGACAGGATGGGGGTATATTGAC AATCAAGGAACTATGCCGAACAAACTTCAAATTCTGTTCTTCAAGAGTATTAGCAACAAGAACTGCAACGAGCAGCTAAAACGTTCCAATTTCGCACCAATCGATGACAAACAGCTCTGCGTGAGAGGTCCAGATAAGAAGGGTGCTTGTTTA GGTGATTCAGGAGGTCCTCTGGTCGCTTTTGATTCAAATTATGGCGTTGTTCAAGTTGGAATCGTGTCCTGGGGAACGTTTCCGTGCGCTCAAAACTACCCGGAGGTGTTTTCGTCAGTTTCTAGCTATTATGACTGGATTGAGAAAAATATGAAGGATTAA